A genome region from Salvelinus alpinus chromosome 26, SLU_Salpinus.1, whole genome shotgun sequence includes the following:
- the LOC139554367 gene encoding G-protein coupled receptor 20, translating to MEILTSLVVNATPEDMNSTSNPQWGVPYLKKLAHLDEGLYQEFYGLWVTLMVVNTLMFVVGVVLNSLALYIFCLPSQISSAPVVYTINLAVADLLVALSLPARIALYHSGGGCLACSYFHTFSYFVNMYCSILFLTSICVDRYIAVVWAGAGRRWRSPGVAKGVSVGIWLFAVVVTYSFQTTALEIKATSCCRLTALFALSFLEFLLPLVVIVTFTLRVACALTDPRLMPQSQGRRARAVRLLVAVLVVFSICFMPFHVRQALVYFRMGGDRAQQVLAYHATVTLSSLNSCLDPVVYCFVTDSFRSAMRRACRKGPGAGAGAGAEAEAERTSGGDVASGLRSSKGSGTAMAIAHSVATLTLTPCTLHQREMSA from the coding sequence ATGGAGATTCTCACGTCCTTGGTGGTCAATGCAACACCTGAAGACATGAACAGTACTTCCAACCCCCAGTGGGGGGTGCCCTACCTGAAGAAACTAGCCCACCTGGACGAGGGCCTGTACCAGGAGTTCTACGGCCTGTGGGTGACCCTGATGGTGGTCAACACCCTGATGTTCGTGGTGGGTGTGGTCCTTAACAGCCTGGCCCTGTACATCTTCTGCCTGCCCTCCCAGATCTCCTCCGCCCCTGTGGTCTATACCATCAACTTGGCCGTGGCTGACCTGTTGGTGGCGCTCTCGCTCCCTGCCCGTATTGCCCTCTACCACAGCGGTGGAGGGTGTCTGGCCTGCTCCTACTTTCACACGTTCAGCTACTTCGTCAACATGTACTGCAGCATCCTCTTCCTCACCAGTATCTGCGTGGACCGCTATATAGCCGTGGTGTGGGCCGGGGCCGGGCGCCGCTGGAGGAGCCCTGGGGTCGCTAAGGGAGTCAGTGTGGGGATCTGGCTCTTCGCCGTGGTGGTCACTTACTCCTTCCAGACCACGGCGCTGGAGATCAAGGCCACGTCATGCTGCCGCCTCACCGCCCTCTTTGCCCTGTCCTTCCTGGAGTTCCTGCTCCCCCTGGTGGTCATCGTGACATTCACACTCAGGGTGGCATGCGCCCTGACCGACCCCAGGCTGATGCCTCAGAGCCAGGGCCGGAGGGCCAGAGCAGTCAGGCTCCTGGTGGCTGTCTTGGTTGTCTTCTCCATCTGCTTCATGCCCTTCCACGTGCGCCAGGCGTTGGTGTATTTCCGGATGGGGGGTGACAGAGCACAGCAGGTGTTGGCGTACCACGCCACTGTGACCCTCAGCAGCCTCAACAGCTGCCTGGACCCAGTGGTCTATTGCTTTGTGACGGACAGCTTCCGCTCGGCCATGCGCCGGGCCTGCAGGAAGGGgccaggggcaggggcaggggcaggggcgGAGGCGGAGGCGGAGAGGACCAGTGGAGGGGACGTTGCCAGTGGACTAAGGAGTTCAAAAGGATCAGGGACAGCCATGGCTATCGCTCACAGTGTGGCCACACTGACTCTCACCCCCTGCACCCTGCATCAGAGGGAGATGTCTGCATAG